The proteins below are encoded in one region of Bremerella sp. P1:
- a CDS encoding CDP-alcohol phosphatidyltransferase family protein → MDSSPIEPQQNRWLTAPNVVTSLRIIGSPVMIVLAYQQQSMAVAILVAFLVFTEWLDGVLARTLHQHSALGARLDTVADAAFYTSLLIAIGLMFPDVTVREAWWIAAAIVSYAISWLVALIKFRTLPSYHTWLAKGAWLIVGIGIVSLVADWSRWPFRAAMLCVVLANLEAIAISLVIAEQQVDIPTIWHACQRQSGGTSSPPDAPH, encoded by the coding sequence TTGGATAGTAGCCCAATCGAACCACAGCAGAACCGTTGGCTGACGGCGCCGAACGTGGTCACGAGTCTCCGAATTATCGGTTCGCCTGTGATGATCGTTCTGGCCTATCAGCAGCAATCGATGGCGGTGGCCATCTTGGTTGCGTTTCTGGTTTTTACGGAGTGGCTCGATGGCGTGCTGGCCCGTACGCTTCATCAGCATTCGGCACTGGGGGCTCGCCTGGATACGGTTGCCGACGCAGCGTTCTACACGTCTCTGTTGATTGCCATCGGGCTGATGTTTCCTGACGTGACGGTCCGCGAGGCGTGGTGGATTGCCGCGGCGATTGTCAGCTACGCGATTAGCTGGCTCGTCGCACTGATCAAGTTCCGCACGCTTCCCAGTTACCACACCTGGCTGGCCAAGGGAGCGTGGCTGATTGTGGGGATCGGCATTGTGTCGCTCGTGGCCGATTGGAGTCGTTGGCCTTTTCGGGCCGCGATGCTTTGCGTTGTGCTGGCGAACCTCGAAGCGATCGCGATTTCGCTTGTCATTGCTGAGCAACAAGTGGATATCCCCACGATTTGGCATGCCTGCCAACGGCAATCCGGTGGCACGTCCAGCCCACCCGATGCGCCGCATTAA
- a CDS encoding toxin-antitoxin system YwqK family antitoxin: MSYRLLLLLLVMSPLIGCGPSDPYPIPAKLPTEPLVEKKDGQEYEFPPTVDFDGATWIRVKEDPTDNVPAKAYVYASNDRDDYLFYMLYKPNELKSHGFPIEKQLMLAKLDPKTKKLFLDGPTELSLGGGMLLKAQFANQQKVGQEELYYADGNLLFRGHTIKDRLHGECTYFYKDGKPLIQGKFSGGHLLKASGFDPDGTETEFANKTDLMQFLAERLNK; this comes from the coding sequence ATGTCGTATCGTCTGCTGCTGTTGCTTTTGGTGATGTCGCCACTGATCGGTTGTGGTCCGAGCGACCCTTATCCGATCCCTGCCAAGCTGCCGACCGAGCCCCTGGTGGAGAAGAAAGATGGGCAAGAATACGAGTTTCCACCGACCGTCGATTTCGATGGCGCAACGTGGATTCGCGTCAAGGAAGACCCCACCGACAATGTGCCAGCCAAGGCCTATGTCTACGCGTCCAACGACCGTGACGACTATCTGTTCTACATGCTCTACAAACCGAACGAGCTCAAGTCCCATGGCTTTCCAATCGAGAAGCAGCTGATGCTGGCAAAGTTGGATCCGAAGACCAAGAAGTTATTTCTCGACGGGCCAACCGAGCTTTCCCTGGGCGGCGGAATGCTGCTCAAAGCGCAGTTCGCCAACCAACAGAAGGTCGGCCAGGAAGAGCTATACTATGCGGACGGTAATCTGCTCTTCCGTGGTCACACGATCAAAGACCGTCTGCACGGTGAATGCACGTACTTCTATAAAGACGGCAAGCCGCTGATCCAAGGCAAGTTCTCCGGCGGCCACCTGCTGAAAGCATCCGGCTTCGACCCCGACGGCACCGAGACGGAGTTTGCCAACAAAACCGATTTGATGCAGTTTCTGGCCGAGCGATTGAATAAGTAA
- a CDS encoding family 16 glycoside hydrolase, translating to MLRTLVCLSLFWITTFSFATAFANEKDPSSLGELQFSDQFERDESVPGKEEVGEGWTTNSPWRADGNQQVDLVDGAIHITRYPTADHGVAVFHPVDFEDGAVELRFHLRKGDQLGIDFADKQLKTVHAGHLFIVKVTPTSLILQDSKTGQMNLKNRERIAAGDKSPELKKLLDSKRFKAPLNLTPDKWYTLLMQVQGDTLTVSIDGKQVGQFKSEGIAHPTKRHISLAVPKEAWVDDVKIWKAK from the coding sequence ATGCTACGCACGCTCGTTTGCCTCTCGTTGTTTTGGATCACCACGTTTTCGTTCGCCACGGCTTTCGCGAATGAGAAGGATCCGTCTTCCCTTGGCGAGTTGCAGTTCTCGGATCAGTTCGAGCGAGACGAATCGGTTCCTGGAAAGGAAGAAGTGGGCGAAGGTTGGACAACCAACAGTCCCTGGCGGGCCGATGGCAACCAGCAGGTCGACCTGGTGGACGGGGCCATTCACATTACCCGGTATCCAACCGCCGACCATGGCGTGGCCGTTTTCCATCCGGTTGATTTCGAGGATGGAGCCGTCGAGCTACGATTCCATTTGCGCAAAGGTGACCAGCTCGGAATCGACTTCGCCGACAAGCAGTTGAAGACGGTCCACGCAGGCCATCTTTTCATTGTCAAAGTCACGCCGACGAGTCTGATCCTCCAAGATTCCAAAACGGGCCAGATGAATTTGAAAAACCGCGAGCGAATTGCGGCGGGTGATAAGTCGCCCGAGTTGAAGAAGTTGTTGGACTCGAAGAGATTCAAGGCTCCTCTCAACCTGACGCCTGATAAGTGGTACACGCTGCTGATGCAAGTCCAAGGAGACACGCTGACGGTCTCGATCGATGGTAAGCAGGTTGGCCAGTTCAAGTCCGAAGGCATTGCCCATCCCACGAAACGCCACATCTCTTTGGCCGTTCCCAAAGAAGCCTGGGTGGACGATGTGAAGATCTGGAAGGCGAAATAG